From Maniola hyperantus chromosome 28, iAphHyp1.2, whole genome shotgun sequence, one genomic window encodes:
- the LOC138404407 gene encoding gastrula zinc finger protein XlCGF57.1-like — protein MVTSAISLTWHSKMADPHKSTCDADCLIEPKEEMLDDLVITDNCEDDPDSIIPKEELSNTSLHLDNDLNAQKADMVMPIKTELTLSDNIAQLRRQFKSSEHGIVSHKDVCAENKVAEFTRERHDDAGADAACASRDSPLLKKMQRRRARTAEPKELPSCNVCQKQFQYQSALVLHMRTHTGETPYSCDVCQKKYARKNNYIDHMNVHTGAKPYSCGVCLKTFTLKRYLMRHKRTHTGEKPFSCDLCPMKYTDKSNLMYHTMTHTGCKPFSCDICQRKFIRKSKFTEHMRTHTGEKMYSCPLCPKKCIDRSSLTCHMRTHTGDRPYACDLCPMNYGDRSSLAYHMRTHTGYKLYCCDVCQKKYTKNSNLTKHVRNCHS, from the exons ATGGTAACTAGTGCAATAAGTTTAACTTGGCACTCCAAGATGGCGGATCCTCACAAGTCTACATGTGATGCTGACTGTCTCATAGAACCCAAGGAAGAAATGCTGGACGACCTGGTGATAACCGACAACTGTGAAGATGACCCGGACAGTATTATACCCAAGGAAGAGCTATCCAACACTAGTCTACACCTAGATAATGATCTGAATGCACAGAAAGCCGATATGGTCATGCCTATAAAGACAGAACTAACTTTAAGTGACAACATCGCTCAACTACGCAGACAATTCAAGTCATCTGAACATGGAATTGTATCACACAAGGATGTGTGTGCAGAGAACAAAGTGGCAGAGTTTACA AGGGAGCGGCACGATGACGCGGGTGCGGACGCGGCCTGCGCATCGCGCG ACTCTCCTTTACTGAAGAAAATGCAGAGGCGACGCGCTAGAACTGCTGAGCCAAAGGAGCTTCCCTCTTGCAATGTTTGCCAGAAACAGTTTCAATACCAGAGTGCTTTAGTTCtccacatgaggactcacactggcgagaCACCGTATTCCTGTGACGTATGCCAGAAAAAATATGCACGAAAAAACAATTACATCGACCATATGAATGTACATACTGGTGCGAAGCCGTATAGTTGTGGAGTGTGCCTCAAAACGTTTACATTGAAAAGGTATTTAATGAGGCATAAGAGGACTCACACAGGGGAAAAACCGTTTTCTTGCGATTTGTGCCCGATGAAATATACAGATAAAAGCAATTTAATGTATCACACGATGACTCACACTGGATGTAAACCGTTTTCTTGTGATATATGTCAAAGAAAGTTTATACGGAAAAGCAAATTCACTGAGCACATgcgaactcacactggtgagaAAATGTATTCATGTCCCCTATGCCCGAAGAAATGTATTGATAGGAGTAGTTTGACatgtcacatgaggactcacacggGTGACAGGCCGTATGCTTGTGACTTGTGCCCGATGAACTATGGGGACAGAAGCAGCTTAGCGTATCACATGCGGACTCACACTGGGTATAAGCTGTATTGTTGTGATGTGTGCCAGAAGAAATATActaaaaatagtaatttaacAAAGCATGTGAGAAATTGCCATAGTTAG